A window of Deinococcus sp. HSC-46F16 contains these coding sequences:
- a CDS encoding alpha-aminoadipate/glutamate carrier protein LysW produces the protein MTCPECDAPLTIAPDVIEGEIIPCPDCGAELEVLSVSPVELALAPSVEEDWGE, from the coding sequence ATGACCTGCCCCGAATGCGACGCCCCCCTCACCATCGCCCCTGACGTGATCGAAGGCGAGATCATTCCCTGCCCCGACTGCGGCGCCGAGTTGGAGGTGCTGTCGGTGTCGCCGGTCGAACTCGCGCTCGCGCCCTCGGTCGAAGAGGACTGGGGCGAGTGA
- a CDS encoding sucrase ferredoxin yields the protein MSAAPITGRAPKLPLCADVSRAQGEDPIGTAAHWSEVTVLELDVRTWAELRDVANWTPEQQALFGHLRGKVEASGAGFGLLMSAPAQAGQSLRVRHYTLGAGGYVRRDYASDRPQSEWATGLRDTLLEPGNLRSWQPRPTPDGPDLHVCTHGSVDAACGKYGVPVHHALERAGIRTWRTGHFGGHRFAATAVELPSGLWWAHLTPELAVRVARREVSPAEVRGHLRGYSGLPPLAQVVDRELLIRHGWDWLTAHRRAEVDGERVTLTYDWGGRAGRVEATVSLSHTLHLPGSSHQAKHADVPQYQVTW from the coding sequence ATGAGCGCTGCACCCATAACCGGGCGTGCCCCGAAGCTCCCCCTCTGCGCCGACGTGTCCCGCGCCCAGGGGGAAGACCCCATCGGCACGGCGGCCCACTGGAGCGAGGTGACGGTGCTGGAACTCGATGTCCGCACCTGGGCCGAGCTGCGCGACGTGGCGAACTGGACCCCGGAGCAGCAGGCCCTCTTCGGGCATCTGCGCGGCAAGGTCGAGGCGAGCGGGGCGGGCTTCGGCCTGCTGATGAGTGCGCCCGCGCAGGCGGGCCAGTCGCTGCGGGTGCGGCACTACACGCTGGGCGCCGGGGGCTACGTCCGGCGGGACTACGCCTCCGACCGGCCGCAGAGTGAGTGGGCGACCGGCCTGCGCGACACCCTGCTGGAGCCCGGCAACCTGCGGAGCTGGCAGCCGCGGCCCACCCCGGACGGCCCCGACCTGCACGTCTGCACCCACGGGAGTGTGGACGCGGCCTGCGGGAAGTACGGGGTCCCAGTGCACCACGCGCTGGAGCGGGCGGGCATTCGCACCTGGCGCACCGGGCATTTCGGGGGCCACCGCTTCGCGGCGACGGCGGTCGAGCTGCCGAGCGGGCTGTGGTGGGCGCACCTGACGCCCGAGCTGGCGGTGCGGGTCGCGCGGCGGGAGGTTTCGCCCGCCGAGGTCCGGGGGCACCTGCGCGGCTACTCGGGTCTGCCGCCGCTGGCACAGGTCGTGGACCGCGAGCTGCTGATCCGGCACGGCTGGGACTGGCTCACGGCCCACCGCCGGGCGGAGGTGGACGGCGAGCGGGTCACCCTGACCTACGACTGGGGGGGCCGGGCGGGGAGGGTGGAGGCCACCGTATCCCTGAGCCACACCCTGCACCTGCCCGGCAGCAGCCATCAGGCGAAGCACGCGGACGTGCCCCAGTACCAGGTCACGTGGTAA
- a CDS encoding FecCD family ABC transporter permease, whose product MVTAPPARRPRWGWLPLAAGLVLACVLASLALGASDVPLREVAALLLAPDDSAESLVVHTLRLPRTLVALLAGAALAVSGLMLQAVTRNPLADPGILGVEAGGALAILVMVVFFPAAPGWAFIPAAFAGGALAALAAYGVARSVGATPLRLALAGVAIASLAGAITRGVQLLWEERAQGALFALSGSVAGRSWEQLAQVSPWLLAGLGGALLLTPRLNVLALGEDVARGLGARTERDSLLVTGLGVLLAAAAVSVVGPVGFVGLIVPHAARALMGPDHRLSLPLTALLGGAFLVAADVAARLIDRPAETPVGILVAATGAPFFVALARRVGRRG is encoded by the coding sequence GTGGTAACTGCGCCGCCCGCCCGCCGCCCCCGCTGGGGCTGGCTGCCCCTGGCGGCGGGGCTGGTCCTCGCCTGTGTCCTGGCGTCCCTGGCGCTGGGCGCGAGCGACGTGCCCCTGCGCGAGGTCGCCGCGCTCCTTCTGGCGCCGGACGACTCGGCCGAGAGCCTGGTGGTGCACACGCTGCGGCTGCCGCGCACGCTGGTCGCGTTGCTGGCAGGGGCGGCACTGGCCGTCTCCGGACTGATGCTTCAGGCCGTGACCCGCAACCCGCTGGCCGACCCCGGCATCCTGGGGGTGGAGGCGGGCGGGGCGCTCGCCATCCTGGTGATGGTGGTGTTCTTTCCGGCCGCGCCCGGCTGGGCCTTTATCCCGGCGGCGTTTGCGGGCGGGGCGCTCGCGGCCCTCGCGGCGTACGGGGTCGCCCGCAGCGTCGGGGCCACGCCCCTGCGGCTGGCGCTGGCGGGGGTGGCGATTGCCAGCCTCGCGGGGGCCATCACGCGCGGGGTGCAACTGCTGTGGGAGGAGCGGGCGCAGGGCGCCCTCTTCGCGCTCTCGGGCAGCGTGGCGGGCCGGAGTTGGGAGCAGCTCGCGCAGGTCAGCCCCTGGCTGCTGGCGGGCCTAGGGGGGGCACTGCTCCTCACGCCCCGGCTGAATGTGCTGGCGCTGGGCGAGGACGTGGCGCGGGGGCTGGGTGCCCGCACCGAACGCGACTCGCTGCTGGTGACGGGTCTGGGCGTCCTGCTGGCCGCCGCCGCCGTCAGCGTCGTGGGGCCGGTGGGCTTTGTCGGGCTGATCGTGCCGCACGCGGCCCGCGCCCTGATGGGGCCGGACCACCGCCTCAGCCTGCCGCTGACCGCGCTGCTGGGCGGGGCCTTTCTGGTGGCGGCCGATGTCGCGGCCCGGCTGATCGACCGCCCGGCCGAGACGCCCGTCGGCATCCTGGTGGCGGCGACCGGCGCCCCCTTTTTCGTGGCGCTGGCCCGGCGGGTCGGGCGCAGGGGGTAG
- a CDS encoding aspartate aminotransferase family protein, with translation MTATLDPRTLEARHGTGVYAKRPLTLVRGQGATLWDDAGRTYLDCASGQGVANVGHSHPRVVAAVQAQAATLVTCQEAVYNDVRAAYLSELAGVLLAGLDRIFLCNSGAEAVEAAIKFARASTGRPGVVAAMRGFHGRTLGALSATWEAHYREPFAPLVPEFGHVPYGNLAALEAAITDQTAAVLLEVVQGEGGVRPASDEFLRGAERLCRERGALLLIDEVQTGFGRTGRLFACEHSGLEPDLLILGKAIAGGVPMGAVALGPRVGQMAPGTHGSTFGGNPLACAAARAVLAVMRDENLPAEAARKGEWLLDRLRALPHRRIREVRGLGLMVGLELRDRVAPHLAALQERGVLALPAGPSVLRLLPPLVISDAELEQVVRAVDEVLA, from the coding sequence ATGACCGCCACCCTGGACCCCCGCACGCTGGAGGCGCGGCACGGGACGGGCGTGTATGCCAAGCGGCCCCTCACGCTGGTGCGCGGGCAGGGCGCGACCCTCTGGGACGACGCGGGCCGGACGTACCTCGACTGCGCTTCCGGGCAGGGGGTGGCGAACGTGGGGCACAGCCATCCCCGCGTCGTCGCCGCCGTGCAGGCGCAGGCCGCCACGCTGGTCACCTGCCAGGAAGCCGTCTACAACGACGTGCGGGCGGCGTATCTGTCCGAACTCGCGGGGGTGCTGCTCGCCGGGCTGGACCGCATCTTTCTGTGCAACTCCGGCGCGGAGGCGGTCGAGGCCGCGATCAAGTTCGCCCGCGCGAGCACCGGGCGGCCCGGCGTCGTCGCGGCGATGCGCGGCTTTCACGGGCGCACGCTGGGGGCACTCAGCGCGACCTGGGAGGCCCACTACCGCGAACCCTTCGCGCCGCTGGTGCCGGAGTTCGGGCACGTCCCCTACGGCAATCTCGCCGCTTTGGAGGCAGCGATCACCGACCAGACCGCCGCCGTCCTGCTGGAGGTCGTGCAGGGCGAGGGCGGCGTGCGGCCCGCCTCCGACGAGTTCCTGCGGGGAGCCGAGCGGCTGTGCCGGGAGCGCGGTGCCCTGCTGCTGATCGACGAGGTGCAGACCGGCTTCGGGCGCACCGGGCGGCTGTTCGCCTGCGAGCACAGTGGGCTGGAACCCGACCTCCTGATTCTCGGCAAGGCCATCGCGGGCGGCGTGCCCATGGGGGCAGTGGCCCTGGGGCCGCGTGTGGGGCAGATGGCGCCGGGCACCCACGGCTCGACCTTCGGCGGCAATCCGCTGGCGTGCGCGGCGGCGCGGGCGGTGCTGGCCGTGATGCGTGACGAGAACCTGCCCGCCGAGGCGGCCCGCAAGGGTGAGTGGCTGCTGGACCGGCTGCGGGCGCTGCCGCACCGCCGCATCCGCGAGGTGCGCGGGCTGGGGTTGATGGTCGGGCTGGAATTGCGCGACCGGGTGGCCCCCCACCTCGCCGCCCTTCAGGAGCGCGGCGTCCTCGCCCTGCCCGCCGGGCCGAGCGTGCTTCGGCTGCTGCCCCCGCTGGTGATCTCGGACGCCGAACTGGAACAGGTCGTGCGGGCGGTGGACGAGGTGCTGGCATGA
- a CDS encoding iron-siderophore ABC transporter substrate-binding protein, with protein sequence MSKMLPLLCLGLSAALSVAQAQTLTIKHDEGTATVKKNPGRIIAMDEEALGWLAALGVSDRVVGLGSTYFSPTDLSGGRIKSDVLKRGFYGRVNLKNPAYVGDWQAPNLETITALKPDLIVRLTWDGNQNYDKLSRVAPTVGYQEAGSGFWQKGLRDLAKVFGKQAEAERVIKQVADTHRANARKLLAAGVFKKYSKVVVIAPFAGGSNWLYTDVRLIPDLRALGFKDGLKAKEGSLGVGSQISDEALLGLDRKTLVVLFPPGGKYNGADAFLKTPVGQRLKAQSVVYVPEDFSPYSGPLVSVRNSNELTRLILEKTK encoded by the coding sequence ATGTCCAAGATGCTCCCGCTGCTGTGCCTCGGCCTGAGTGCCGCCCTGTCGGTGGCCCAGGCCCAGACCCTGACCATCAAACACGACGAGGGCACGGCGACCGTCAAGAAAAATCCGGGGCGGATCATCGCCATGGACGAGGAAGCGCTGGGCTGGCTGGCCGCGCTTGGGGTCAGCGACCGGGTGGTGGGGCTGGGCAGCACCTACTTCTCCCCCACCGACCTCAGCGGGGGCCGGATCAAGAGTGACGTGCTGAAGCGCGGCTTTTACGGGCGGGTCAACCTGAAGAACCCGGCCTATGTCGGCGACTGGCAGGCCCCCAATCTGGAGACCATCACGGCGCTGAAGCCCGACCTGATCGTGCGGCTGACCTGGGACGGCAACCAGAACTACGACAAGCTCAGCCGGGTGGCCCCCACCGTGGGCTACCAAGAGGCGGGCAGCGGCTTTTGGCAAAAGGGCCTGCGCGACCTCGCCAAAGTCTTTGGGAAGCAGGCGGAGGCCGAACGCGTCATCAAGCAGGTCGCGGACACCCACCGCGCCAACGCCCGCAAGCTGCTGGCGGCGGGGGTATTCAAGAAGTACAGCAAGGTCGTGGTGATCGCGCCGTTCGCCGGGGGCAGCAACTGGCTGTACACCGATGTGCGGCTGATTCCCGACCTGCGGGCGCTGGGCTTCAAGGACGGCCTGAAGGCCAAGGAAGGCTCGCTGGGCGTCGGCTCCCAGATCAGCGACGAGGCGCTGCTGGGCCTGGACCGCAAGACGCTGGTGGTCCTCTTTCCCCCCGGCGGCAAGTACAACGGTGCCGACGCCTTTCTGAAGACGCCCGTCGGCCAGCGGCTCAAGGCCCAGAGCGTCGTCTATGTCCCGGAGGACTTCAGCCCCTACAGCGGTCCCCTCGTCAGCGTGCGCAACAGCAATGAGCTGACCCGCCTGATTCTGGAGAAAACCAAGTGA
- a CDS encoding homoaconitate hydratase (catalyzes the formation of homoisocitrate from cis-homoaconitate) has protein sequence MTLTAPPTQTSPSLTARVWRFGADVNTDQIVPGRFAPYMTSEAELRKAPFIEARPEFAPTVQPGDLIIAGNNFGCGSSREYAPQALKLVEVGAIIAPSFARIFFRNALNLGIPVFEADLTELEDGERVYLDLETAVLYTGRGELRLPQPPAWMREVWQAGGIVPYYRAHGRFPGVPSTL, from the coding sequence ATGACCCTGACCGCTCCCCCGACCCAGACCTCCCCCAGCCTGACCGCCCGCGTCTGGCGCTTCGGCGCCGACGTGAACACCGACCAGATCGTGCCAGGACGCTTCGCCCCCTACATGACCTCGGAGGCGGAGCTGCGCAAGGCCCCCTTCATCGAGGCGCGGCCCGAGTTTGCGCCCACCGTGCAGCCCGGCGACCTGATCATCGCGGGCAACAATTTCGGCTGCGGGTCGTCGCGCGAGTACGCTCCGCAAGCGCTGAAGCTCGTGGAGGTCGGCGCGATCATCGCTCCGAGCTTCGCCCGCATCTTCTTCCGGAACGCCCTGAACCTCGGCATCCCCGTTTTCGAGGCCGACCTGACCGAGCTGGAGGACGGCGAGCGGGTTTACCTCGACCTGGAAACGGCCGTGCTGTACACGGGGCGCGGCGAGCTTCGGCTGCCCCAGCCCCCCGCCTGGATGCGCGAGGTCTGGCAGGCGGGCGGCATCGTGCCCTACTACCGCGCCCACGGCCGCTTTCCCGGCGTGCCCTCGACCCTTTAA
- a CDS encoding [LysW]-aminoadipate kinase translates to MTSPLVIKIGGAEGVDQQALCHDLSAQWRSGRPLVVVHGGSAETDALAAALGHPSRTLTAPSGHVSRYTDRRTLEIFAMATARVNRLLVETLQGLGVNALGLSGADGRLLRARRKEVQRSVEGGRVRLVRDDWTGTVTAANGELLHLLLEAGYLPVVAPLAISDRGELLNVDGDRAAAAVAGAVGAGTLLLLSNVAGLLRSYPDEGSLVGHVPAHGVEEALGWAQGRMKRKVLGAGEALAAGVPTVVIGDGRRATPVGDALAGRGTVLGAPLAGRVPA, encoded by the coding sequence GTGACTTCCCCCCTCGTCATCAAGATCGGCGGCGCCGAAGGCGTGGACCAGCAGGCGCTGTGCCACGACCTCTCCGCGCAGTGGCGCTCGGGCCGCCCGCTCGTCGTCGTTCACGGTGGCTCGGCCGAGACGGACGCGCTGGCCGCCGCGCTGGGCCACCCCTCGCGCACGCTGACCGCTCCCTCCGGCCACGTGAGCCGCTACACCGACCGCCGCACGCTGGAGATCTTTGCGATGGCGACCGCCCGCGTGAACCGCCTGCTGGTCGAAACCTTGCAGGGCCTCGGCGTGAATGCGCTGGGCCTCAGCGGGGCAGATGGCCGCCTGCTGCGGGCACGGCGCAAGGAGGTGCAGCGCAGTGTGGAGGGGGGCCGGGTGCGGCTCGTGCGCGACGACTGGACGGGCACAGTGACGGCGGCAAATGGCGAGCTGCTGCACCTGCTGCTGGAGGCTGGATACCTCCCCGTCGTCGCGCCGCTGGCGATCAGTGACCGGGGCGAACTCCTCAACGTGGACGGGGACCGGGCCGCCGCCGCCGTCGCCGGGGCGGTCGGAGCGGGGACGCTGCTGCTGCTCAGCAACGTGGCCGGGCTGCTGCGCTCTTACCCCGACGAGGGGAGCTTGGTCGGGCATGTCCCGGCCCACGGGGTGGAGGAGGCGCTGGGCTGGGCGCAGGGCCGGATGAAGCGCAAGGTGCTGGGAGCGGGCGAGGCCCTCGCGGCGGGCGTGCCCACGGTCGTGATCGGGGATGGTCGCCGGGCCACGCCCGTGGGGGACGCGCTCGCCGGACGCGGCACCGTGCTGGGCGCTCCGCTCGCCGGAAGGGTGCCCGCATGA
- a CDS encoding 3-isopropylmalate dehydratase large subunit: MTLTSQPQTLAEQILSHACGQHAYAGEVVTCAVDLAMVHDSIAPAVIRILTGELGAAGVWDRERVAVAIDHVAPAATIQTATAQDGVRRWALEQDLPHFFETGRGICHQVILEERLARPGMLVVGSDSHSTAYGAAGAFGTGMGATDIALALATGQTWLRVPETVLIRARGELRPGVSAKDVALHIARELRADGATYEAIEYHGFDAFTLGERTTLTSMAVEVGAKAGIVAPTGPALAEYDVPEWFGVQPGASYRRVLEIDLGALEPQVAAPSFVDNVTDLDEVAGGDPIAVNVVYLGTCTNGRHEDMAAAARILRGRRVARGVRLIVVPASSQALAQAAEDGTLSVLLEAGAAIGTPGCGACIGRHMGVLAPGDVCLFTGNRNFRGRMGSPEAQIYLGSPEVAAATAVTGYLTDPRTLAPLSA; the protein is encoded by the coding sequence ATGACCCTGACCTCTCAACCTCAAACCCTCGCCGAACAGATTCTCTCGCACGCCTGTGGGCAGCACGCCTACGCGGGCGAGGTCGTCACCTGCGCGGTGGACCTCGCCATGGTGCACGACTCCATCGCGCCCGCCGTGATTCGCATCCTGACCGGGGAGCTGGGCGCCGCGGGCGTGTGGGACCGCGAGCGGGTGGCCGTCGCCATCGACCACGTCGCGCCCGCCGCCACCATCCAGACCGCGACCGCCCAGGACGGGGTGCGGCGCTGGGCGCTGGAGCAGGACCTCCCCCACTTCTTCGAGACGGGCCGGGGCATCTGCCATCAGGTGATCCTGGAGGAGCGGCTGGCGCGGCCCGGCATGCTGGTCGTCGGCTCGGACTCGCACTCGACGGCGTACGGAGCGGCGGGGGCCTTCGGGACCGGGATGGGCGCGACCGACATCGCGCTCGCGCTGGCGACCGGGCAGACGTGGCTGCGGGTGCCGGAGACGGTGCTGATCCGCGCCCGTGGGGAACTGCGCCCCGGCGTCTCGGCCAAGGACGTGGCCCTCCACATCGCCCGCGAGCTGCGGGCCGACGGCGCGACCTACGAGGCCATTGAATACCACGGCTTCGATGCCTTCACCCTGGGCGAGCGCACCACCCTGACGAGCATGGCGGTGGAGGTCGGCGCCAAGGCCGGGATCGTGGCACCCACGGGTCCGGCGCTGGCCGAGTACGACGTGCCGGAGTGGTTCGGCGTGCAGCCCGGCGCGAGCTACCGCCGGGTGCTGGAGATCGACCTCGGCGCCCTGGAGCCGCAAGTCGCCGCCCCCAGCTTCGTGGACAACGTGACCGACCTGGACGAGGTGGCGGGCGGGGACCCCATCGCCGTGAATGTCGTGTACCTGGGCACCTGCACCAACGGGCGCCACGAGGACATGGCGGCGGCGGCCCGCATCCTGCGCGGGCGGCGGGTGGCGCGGGGGGTGCGGCTGATCGTGGTGCCCGCGTCGTCGCAGGCATTGGCGCAGGCGGCGGAGGACGGCACCCTCAGCGTGCTGCTGGAGGCGGGCGCGGCCATCGGCACGCCGGGCTGCGGCGCGTGCATCGGGCGGCACATGGGTGTGCTGGCTCCCGGCGACGTGTGCCTCTTTACCGGCAACCGCAACTTCCGGGGCCGGATGGGCAGCCCGGAAGCCCAGATCTACCTCGGCTCGCCGGAGGTGGCCGCCGCCACCGCCGTGACGGGGTACCTCACCGATCCCCGCACCCTGGCGCCCCTTTCCGCCTGA
- a CDS encoding [LysW]-lysine hydrolase, whose amino-acid sequence MTVAPVLTTEEALVYGLVAIPSVSEEEGEAVTWLVEQMTRLGLSAHVDAAGNAVGVLGTGSPQTVLLGHIDTVPGDLPVRVEGGVLHGRGAVDAKGALAAFVSAAARVARRGDLRGQIVVVGCVEEEASSSRGAHHALTEYAPDCCIVGEPSDWRRVTLGYKGSLRLRARLSVPCGHSAHQRQTAAEAMVAFWQRVGAWAADLTGHAPRAFDQLQPTLLHLNTASDGLTETAVAELHLRLPPAHPPGPVLEGLRGLAADLPDLSLEVLGECPAFQTDRTSPLVRTFTRAIRAQGEQPGLVLKTGTADLNVVGPVWGCPVVAYGPGDAALDHTPHERLSLEEYRRAVDVLGAVLAEVHG is encoded by the coding sequence ATGACCGTCGCCCCCGTCCTCACCACCGAGGAAGCCCTTGTGTATGGCCTCGTCGCCATTCCCAGCGTGTCGGAGGAGGAGGGAGAGGCGGTGACTTGGCTGGTGGAGCAGATGACCCGGCTGGGCCTGAGCGCCCACGTGGACGCGGCGGGCAATGCGGTGGGCGTGCTAGGAACCGGCTCACCGCAGACCGTCCTGCTGGGCCACATCGACACCGTGCCCGGCGACCTTCCGGTGCGGGTGGAGGGCGGCGTGCTGCACGGCCGGGGCGCGGTGGATGCCAAGGGAGCGCTCGCCGCCTTCGTGAGCGCAGCGGCGCGGGTGGCCCGGCGGGGCGACCTGCGCGGCCAGATCGTCGTCGTGGGCTGCGTGGAGGAAGAAGCGTCGTCCAGCAGGGGGGCACACCACGCCCTGACCGAGTACGCGCCCGACTGCTGCATCGTGGGCGAGCCCAGCGACTGGCGGCGGGTCACGCTGGGATACAAGGGATCGCTGCGGCTGCGGGCGCGGCTCTCAGTGCCCTGCGGCCACTCCGCCCACCAGCGGCAGACGGCGGCGGAGGCGATGGTGGCTTTCTGGCAGCGGGTGGGGGCGTGGGCTGCCGACCTCACCGGGCATGCACCCCGCGCCTTCGACCAGCTTCAGCCCACCCTGCTGCACCTCAATACGGCCAGCGACGGCCTGACCGAGACGGCGGTCGCGGAACTGCACCTGCGCCTGCCCCCCGCGCACCCGCCCGGCCCCGTGCTGGAGGGGCTGCGGGGACTGGCCGCCGACCTCCCCGACCTCTCGCTGGAGGTCCTGGGCGAGTGCCCCGCCTTTCAGACCGACCGGACCTCGCCGCTGGTCCGCACCTTCACCCGCGCAATCCGGGCGCAGGGGGAGCAGCCGGGACTGGTGCTCAAGACGGGCACCGCCGACCTCAATGTGGTTGGTCCAGTGTGGGGCTGCCCGGTGGTGGCCTACGGGCCGGGCGACGCGGCGCTCGACCACACGCCGCACGAACGGCTAAGTCTCGAGGAATACAGGCGGGCGGTGGACGTGCTCGGGGCGGTGCTGGCCGAGGTGCACGGCTGA
- the argC gene encoding N-acetyl-gamma-glutamyl-phosphate reductase has protein sequence MIRVAIAGGSGYVGGELLRLLLWHPEVEVVAVTSERRAGQYVAATHPNLRGWTDLRFVPLAELTPCDVLFTALPHGYAAEQIEHLCTLAPRLIDCSADFRLDDADAYREWYGREHPAPQWLGRFAYGLPEANREAIREARYVSGVGCNATAVNLALLPLVRAGLLDPARPIIADVKVGSSEGGDRASESSHHPERSHVVRSFAPTGHRHTAEVRQVLGVDAELSVTSVELVRGALATVHAWLREPLEDRQLWKAYRAAYGAEPFVRIVHEKGGNYRHPEPKILAGTNLTDVGWSVDPRTGRVVALCAIDNLMKGAAGTAVQALNLTHGWPEQTGLRLIGLHPV, from the coding sequence ATGATTCGCGTCGCCATCGCGGGCGGGTCGGGCTACGTGGGCGGCGAGTTGCTGCGCCTGCTGCTGTGGCATCCGGAGGTGGAAGTCGTGGCCGTCACGTCCGAGCGCCGGGCCGGGCAGTACGTGGCGGCCACCCACCCCAACCTGCGTGGGTGGACCGACCTGCGCTTCGTGCCGCTCGCGGAGTTGACCCCCTGCGACGTGCTGTTCACGGCCCTGCCGCACGGGTACGCGGCGGAGCAGATTGAGCACCTCTGCACCCTGGCTCCCCGCCTGATCGACTGCTCGGCCGACTTCCGGCTGGACGACGCGGATGCCTACCGCGAGTGGTACGGGCGCGAGCACCCGGCTCCCCAGTGGCTGGGGCGCTTCGCCTACGGGCTGCCGGAAGCGAATCGGGAGGCCATCCGCGAGGCGCGGTACGTTTCCGGCGTGGGCTGCAACGCGACCGCCGTGAACCTCGCGCTGCTGCCACTGGTGCGGGCTGGGCTGCTGGACCCCGCGCGGCCCATCATCGCCGACGTGAAGGTCGGCTCCTCGGAGGGCGGCGACCGGGCCAGCGAGTCGAGCCACCACCCCGAGCGCTCCCACGTCGTGCGCTCCTTCGCCCCCACCGGGCACCGCCACACCGCCGAGGTGCGGCAGGTGCTGGGGGTGGACGCCGAGCTGTCGGTCACGTCGGTGGAACTCGTGCGTGGGGCACTGGCGACCGTTCACGCCTGGCTGCGCGAGCCGCTGGAGGACCGCCAGCTCTGGAAGGCGTACCGCGCGGCCTACGGCGCCGAGCCCTTTGTCCGCATCGTCCACGAGAAGGGCGGCAACTACCGCCACCCCGAGCCCAAGATTCTGGCGGGGACCAACCTAACGGACGTGGGCTGGAGCGTGGACCCCCGCACGGGCCGCGTCGTCGCCCTCTGCGCCATCGACAACCTGATGAAGGGGGCGGCGGGCACGGCGGTGCAGGCCCTCAACCTGACGCACGGCTGGCCGGAACAGACCGGGCTGCGGCTGATCGGGCTGCATCCGGTATGA
- the lysX gene encoding lysine biosynthesis protein LysX, translated as MTVTPRLGVLVSRVRAEEKLLLSELDRRRVPYTRIDDGDLVFDLREREFPFDAVLERSISYGRTLYTLRALEARGVRCVNPAAVVETCGDKFRTTQALEVAGVPTPRTLIAFTPEAALEAIERLGYPVVLKPVVGSWGRLVSRVNDRDAAEAVLEHLQVLGSWQQHIYYVQEHVRKPGRDIRAFVVGDEPIAAIYRTSSHWITNTARGGLASNCPLTGGVGDLALRAARAVGGGILAVDLLETADGELLVNEVNHTMEFRNSIDTTGVDIPGAMIDYLLAQARAAAPTPEAVA; from the coding sequence GTGACCGTGACCCCCCGCCTCGGCGTCCTCGTGTCGCGCGTCCGCGCGGAGGAGAAGCTGCTGCTCTCGGAACTGGACCGCCGCCGGGTGCCCTACACCCGCATTGACGACGGCGACCTCGTGTTCGACCTGCGCGAGCGCGAGTTTCCTTTCGATGCCGTGCTGGAGCGGTCCATCTCCTACGGGCGGACCCTCTACACCCTGCGGGCGCTGGAGGCGCGGGGGGTGCGCTGCGTGAACCCGGCGGCGGTCGTGGAGACGTGCGGGGACAAGTTCCGCACGACCCAGGCGCTGGAGGTGGCCGGCGTGCCCACTCCCCGCACCCTGATCGCCTTCACGCCGGAGGCCGCGCTGGAGGCGATCGAGCGGCTGGGGTACCCGGTGGTGCTCAAGCCCGTGGTGGGCTCGTGGGGCCGCCTGGTGTCCCGCGTGAACGACCGCGACGCGGCGGAGGCCGTGCTGGAGCACTTGCAGGTCCTGGGCTCGTGGCAGCAGCACATCTACTACGTGCAGGAGCATGTCCGCAAGCCGGGCCGTGACATCCGCGCCTTCGTGGTGGGGGACGAGCCCATCGCGGCGATCTACCGCACCTCTAGCCACTGGATCACGAACACGGCGCGGGGCGGGCTGGCGTCGAATTGCCCGCTGACGGGCGGCGTGGGTGACCTCGCCCTGCGGGCGGCGCGGGCGGTGGGCGGCGGCATCCTGGCCGTGGACCTCTTGGAGACGGCGGACGGCGAACTGCTTGTCAACGAGGTCAACCACACGATGGAGTTCCGCAACTCCATCGACACGACCGGGGTGGACATTCCCGGCGCGATGATCGACTACCTGCTGGCCCAGGCAAGGGCGGCGGCCCCCACGCCGGAGGCGGTGGCATGA